The DNA window CTGAGACAAACGCCGCGAGGGCAGGCATCCGGTACATCTGGACGCCTGCCCTCGCGGGTAGATCTGTGAAAAGCGTCAGCGCTTGGAGTACTGCGACGCCTTGCGGGCCTTCTTCAGGCCGTACTTCTTACGCTCGACCGCACGCGCGTCACGAGTGAGGAAGCCGGCAGCCTTGAGCGGCGGGCGATCCTCGGGGGTGACCTCGATGAGGGCGCGCGAGATGGCGAGACGCAGCGCGCCGGCCTGACCGGAAGGTCCGCCACCGTGCAGCAGCGCGACGATGTCGAAGGATTCTGCCCGATCGACGAGCACCATCGGAGCCTTGATCAGCTGCTGATGCACCTTGTTCGGGAAGTAGTCCTCGAGGCTACGGCCGTTGAGCTTGAAGCCGCCGGTGCCCGGTGTGAACCGAACACGCGCAACAGCTTCCTTACGACGACCGACGGTCTGGACCGGGCGATCGAACAGGATCGGAGCGGGCGCCGCAGCGGCTGCTTCGATCTCTTCTACGACCTCGGGGTCTTCGACTGCCACGAACTCGTCCGCGGCGATCTCCACGCCATCTTCCAGGTTTTCCTGCGACGTCACGTCATTTCCCTCCGGCGCCGTCACTGGGACACCTGCTTGATCTCGAACGGAACGGGCTGCTGAGCTGCGTGCGGGTGATTGGGTCCCGCGTAGACCTTCAGCTTGCCCGCGATGGCATTGCCGAGCTTGTTCTTGGGGATCATGCCCTTGACGGCCTTCTCCACGAGACGATCGGGGTTGTTCTCCAACACCTGTCGGGTCGAGCGCGACTTCAGACCGCCCGGGTGGCCGGAGTGGTGGTGGTGGAACTTACCGTCGAGCTTGTTGCCACTGATGGCAACCTTCTCGGCGTTGATGATGACGACGAAGTCGCCACCGTCGACGTTGGGTGCGTAGGTCGGCTTGTGCTTTCCGCGCAGAAGCGTCGCGGCTTGGACGGCGAGGCGTCCGAGCACGACGTCCGTGGCGTCGATCACATGCCAAGTCCGGGTGGTATCCCCGGCCTTCGGGCTGTATGTAGACACAGGTTTCCTGTCTTCATGATGTCGCTGCTGGCCAAGACGAGTGAATGACCTCGGCGGCCAGTTGAGACCCGAGATCAAGAGTTCGTCGCGCAGCATTGTGCGCGGCGAGCCCATACACGCCAAAGAGGGACGATACCGGGAACCGGTCCCCCAGGTCAAAACGCCAACCGAGGCGGTCACCGCATCCGCACACACGCTATACAGCGACGCGCGGCCGGTAGGGCTTCCAGTCGAGCGTCGGCTATCGGTGAACCACACCGCTCGCACGTGCCGTATGTCCCCGACGCCACCCGCGCTGCGGCGGCGTCGAGCTCCCTGATCTCGTCTTCCGCATCTCGCGCGAGCGAGAGCACCGCTGCCCTCTCGAACGCGATGGTCGATCCCTCGGGGTCGTGTTCGTCGTCGTCGGTCGACCATCGGGAGCCCTCGACGATCGCCCGGAACTGAGCTCGCAGCGACTCGAGCCGCGCGGCAACGAGAGCCCTCGACTCGGCGATTCGCGCGTTGTCACGGTTCATGGACTCCAGTGAACAACGAATGTCTGATGGCGGCAGCATTCGGCCCCAATGTCGATGGACACCGGGGCCGTGATGCACGTCGTGGGACGAGCCTTCTACGAGAAACGAGACCTGTTGAGCGCTTCCTGCTCCTGCATCCGCTGGTTGCCGGAGGTGACGGAGCCTATCAGGCTCTGCAGGACGCCGTTGAGCTCGGCCTGCGCCGCATTCCACTCGGCCTGCTTGATCTGATACGCATCGGAGTCAGCGCCCTGCCAGGTTGCGACCAGGGGCTGGATAGTGGTCTTGACCTC is part of the Rhodococcus sovatensis genome and encodes:
- a CDS encoding TraR/DksA family transcriptional regulator, with amino-acid sequence MNRDNARIAESRALVAARLESLRAQFRAIVEGSRWSTDDDEHDPEGSTIAFERAAVLSLARDAEDEIRELDAAAARVASGTYGTCERCGSPIADARLEALPAARRCIACVRMR
- the rpsI gene encoding 30S ribosomal protein S9 encodes the protein MTAPEGNDVTSQENLEDGVEIAADEFVAVEDPEVVEEIEAAAAAPAPILFDRPVQTVGRRKEAVARVRFTPGTGGFKLNGRSLEDYFPNKVHQQLIKAPMVLVDRAESFDIVALLHGGGPSGQAGALRLAISRALIEVTPEDRPPLKAAGFLTRDARAVERKKYGLKKARKASQYSKR
- the rplM gene encoding 50S ribosomal protein L13; this translates as MSTYSPKAGDTTRTWHVIDATDVVLGRLAVQAATLLRGKHKPTYAPNVDGGDFVVIINAEKVAISGNKLDGKFHHHHSGHPGGLKSRSTRQVLENNPDRLVEKAVKGMIPKNKLGNAIAGKLKVYAGPNHPHAAQQPVPFEIKQVSQ
- a CDS encoding WXG100 family type VII secretion target, with protein sequence MMNGEIKYNFGAIGDLAGGMTTKWSSLNEKLDEVKTTIQPLVATWQGADSDAYQIKQAEWNAAQAELNGVLQSLIGSVTSGNQRMQEQEALNRSRFS